GTGACGAATACCGCCAGCATAAAGATAAGCATTGCTACGCCCTCAATGCGGCCCATAACGGCCTGTGTAAGCATCACCATGGCATAGGCGGCGAACAGAGCCAGCAGCATTACGGTGGCATCCCGCACAAGCGTCTGTTTTTTCATGCACATTCCCCTTCCCAAATAATATATTCCGTTTCCCGCATTATACCATAGAAAAACTAAAGATACAGTAAAAATCCTTTGCCGTAAAGAGGGACGTGATTTGACACTCCCTCTCCCCCGTAGTAGAATAGCCCTATCAACACTTTATCTCACTGGATCAGGAGTAACGATATGCTGTATTTCGAGAACGACTACTGTGAGGGTGCACACCCTGCCATCCTGCAAAAGCTGGCCGAGACCAACTTTGAAAAGGTGCCCGGCTATGGCACCGACCCCTACTGCGCCAGCGCCAAAGCAAAGATCTGCGCTGCCTGCGGCTGTCCGGATGCAGACGTGACCTTCATCTCCGGCGGCACCCAGACCAACGCCATCGTCATTGCGTCCATGCTGCAGCGCTGGCAGGGCGTGATGGCTGCTGCCACCGGCCATGTGGCTGCACACGAAGCCGGTGCCATTGAGTATACCGGCCACAAGGTCATTGCCCTGCCCGCCCACGAGGGCAAGGTGAGCGCCGCCGATGTGCGCGACTGGTGCGCCACCTTCTATGCCGATGCCAACCACGACCACATGGTGTTCCCCGGCATGGTATATATCTCTCACCCGTCCGAGTACGGCACCCTGTACACCAAGGCTGAGCTGGAAGAGCTGCACGCTGTGTGTCAGGAGTACCACATGCCCCTGTTCATGGACGGCGCACGCCTGGGCTACGGTCTGATGGCCAAGGGCACCGATGTTACCCTGCAGGATATCGCCCGCCTGACCGATGTGTTCTACATCGGCGGCACCAAGGTGGGCGCGCTGTGCGGCGAGGCCGTGGTGTTCCCCCACGGCGCACCGGCCCACTTTATGACTATGGTCAAGCAACAGGGCGCGCTGCTTGCCAAGGGCCGTCTGATGGGCCTGCAGTTCGATGTGCTGTTCACCGACGATCTGTACACCCGCATCAGCCGGAACGCCATCGAAACCGCAGACCGTCTGAAGGAGGGCCTTGCTGCCAAGGGCTACCGCTTCTATATGGAGTCGCCCACCAATCAGGTGTTCCCCATTCTGGAAAACAGCCAGCTGGAAGCGCTGGAGCCACTGGCAAAGTTCGGCTTCTGGGAGAAGTACGACGACACCCACACCGTGATGCGCATTGCCACCAGCTGGGCCACCCGCATGGAGGAGATCGAGCAGCTGATCGACCTGATGTGACCCTGCCGAAGATTTTCTGCCGGTTTTATGCGGGATACCAATTGCAATTCCTTTCACAATGTGGTATCTTTTGGGTAGACCAATGGGTTGGAGACGGTGGGCCTTGCAGGACAGCGTTCCGGCCAGCTGGCTCTATGAAATGATCGGAAAGAAGGTATTTTAACATGGGCTTTTTTGATAAGCTGTTCGGCGGCAAGACCGAGCAGGAAGAGACTGTCAAATTCTTCGGTCAGAGCAAGACCGTTCTGACCCCCATCCGCGGCAAGGTGCTGGCACAGGCCGACATCCCCGACGAGACCTTTGCACAGGGCATCCTTGGCCCCGGTTGCGGCATCGAGCCCACCGGCAAGACCGTGTATGCTCCGTTTGACGGCACCGTGGAACAGGTGGCTTCCACCCTGCACGCCGTGGGCCTGACCAGCGAGGACGGCATCGAGATCCTGATCCATGTTGGCATGGACACTGTGGAGATGCAGGGCAAGGGCTTCAAGGCACTGGTCAAGGTGGGCGATAAGGTCAAGGCCGGCACCCCGCTGCTGAAGGTGGATCTGGACGCCATCCGCGCCGCAGGCCATCCCACCGCTACCGCCATCATCGTGACCAACGGCGATGACATGGGCGAGCTGAAGATGCTGGCCGAGGGCGATGTGCTGGCCGGCACCCCGCTGTTCAAGTTCTGATCGTAATCGTAAAAGGCGTGAGCTTCCATTCGGAGGCCCACGCCTTTTTTGTTATTCCTTTTCTTGTTTATATTTCAGCGCCTTCTGGGAGAAATGTCCATCGAAGAACTGGATGAAGGGGCCAAAGGCGATGATGATAACACCCACCACCATGCCGATGATGTGCCGTGCTGAGGGAGCCTGCCGGGTCTTGTTCATGGCCTTCTTCTCTTTCTCCTTCTGTTTTTCACCATTCTGTTGTTTTTGTGTTGAAAATTCAGGCCTTGAGCCGGGCTTCAATGGCCGCTTTGTCCAGTCCTTCGCCAATGACGATGAGCACATCCTGCCCCTGCGGGATGGGTTCCAGCGTTCTGCCGGCAGCGGTGGCGTTCAGCTCCAGCCAACCGGTGGTGCCCTGCGGGTCCGGTGCAAAGCCCTTCACCCGCAGCACATGGCCGCAGGCGGCATCCGCAAACAGATGGTCGGCAGCGGCCTTCAGCTGCTGCAGCGTCAGGTGCTGCTCCAGAAAGCACAGAGAGCTGAAGGCTTCGTGCTCATCAAAATGCAGCTTTTCGCAGCTGGCCTGCCTGCAGCCGCAGGCCGCAATGGCGGCAAGGTCGGCATCGGTAAGCCGTGCCCAGTCCTTGGTGATGATCTCTTCCGGCGCAAAGTGGCGGGAGCACTTGCAGCCCTCCAGCGCACGGGTCAGGTGGGCCACGGCGGCAGCGGTCTGCTGCTGCCCGGCCAGCTGGGTACGGCTGACCAGCACCCGGCCCGCGTTGGCTGTCTCGGATGCCAGCACGTACTCAGCCTGCGGCGAAAGCGTTTCCGGCAGCATGGCATCCACTATGGCGATCACATTGCCGATGTGATACCAGCGGTCCAGCGGGTCGTCCCGCAGCACATCAAAAAACTCGTCCACATCAAAGATGCCGCTGGGTTCCACCACCACCCGGTCAAACCCGCGCATGGCCATGGCAATGAGCTTGGTGCGCATCCGGCGCTGGTGGGTGTCGCAGTCGCATCCGCCGCTGATGGTCTCAAGGTCGCAGTTCGGGCCAAGAAGGTCCTGCACCAGCATGGCATCCACGTTCACTGCGCCGAAGTCGTTTTCCAGAATGCAGACATTGTGGCCCTGTGCCACCAGATACCGGACATACCGACGCAGAAAGGTGGTTTTGCCTGCGCCCAGAAAGCCGGTGATAAGGTCTACCTGTACCATAATAAAAAAGCACCTCCTGTGCTGTTGTTTGCCCGGTTCCAGTATACCGCAGCAAACTGTAATACGCCAGTGGCAGATGCAAAAAGCCCCGCATTTCTGCGGGACTTTT
Above is a genomic segment from Faecalibacterium taiwanense containing:
- a CDS encoding low specificity L-threonine aldolase — its product is MLYFENDYCEGAHPAILQKLAETNFEKVPGYGTDPYCASAKAKICAACGCPDADVTFISGGTQTNAIVIASMLQRWQGVMAAATGHVAAHEAGAIEYTGHKVIALPAHEGKVSAADVRDWCATFYADANHDHMVFPGMVYISHPSEYGTLYTKAELEELHAVCQEYHMPLFMDGARLGYGLMAKGTDVTLQDIARLTDVFYIGGTKVGALCGEAVVFPHGAPAHFMTMVKQQGALLAKGRLMGLQFDVLFTDDLYTRISRNAIETADRLKEGLAAKGYRFYMESPTNQVFPILENSQLEALEPLAKFGFWEKYDDTHTVMRIATSWATRMEEIEQLIDLM
- a CDS encoding PTS glucose transporter subunit IIA, which gives rise to MGFFDKLFGGKTEQEETVKFFGQSKTVLTPIRGKVLAQADIPDETFAQGILGPGCGIEPTGKTVYAPFDGTVEQVASTLHAVGLTSEDGIEILIHVGMDTVEMQGKGFKALVKVGDKVKAGTPLLKVDLDAIRAAGHPTATAIIVTNGDDMGELKMLAEGDVLAGTPLFKF
- a CDS encoding GTP-binding protein, whose translation is MVQVDLITGFLGAGKTTFLRRYVRYLVAQGHNVCILENDFGAVNVDAMLVQDLLGPNCDLETISGGCDCDTHQRRMRTKLIAMAMRGFDRVVVEPSGIFDVDEFFDVLRDDPLDRWYHIGNVIAIVDAMLPETLSPQAEYVLASETANAGRVLVSRTQLAGQQQTAAAVAHLTRALEGCKCSRHFAPEEIITKDWARLTDADLAAIAACGCRQASCEKLHFDEHEAFSSLCFLEQHLTLQQLKAAADHLFADAACGHVLRVKGFAPDPQGTTGWLELNATAAGRTLEPIPQGQDVLIVIGEGLDKAAIEARLKA